Proteins from a single region of Verrucomicrobiales bacterium:
- a CDS encoding transposase, producing the protein MSAYAERFVRTIQESCLDNLILFGESSLREAASQLVEHYHQERNHQGLENKIIRPEFEEFPAEGSVHGRKRLGGLLNYHYRKAA; encoded by the coding sequence TTGAGCGCTTACGCGGAACGCTTTGTTCGTACCATCCAAGAGTCGTGTTTGGATAACCTGATCTTGTTTGGCGAATCGTCCTTGCGAGAAGCTGCTTCTCAGCTCGTTGAACATTATCATCAGGAACGAAACCACCAGGGACTCGAGAATAAAATCATCCGGCCTGAGTTCGAGGAGTTCCCCGCAGAAGGATCGGTGCACGGTCGTAAAAGGCTCGGCGGCCTTTTGAACTACCACTACCGAAAAGCCGCATGA
- a CDS encoding right-handed parallel beta-helix repeat-containing protein: MRTILASLRIIFMLTLWVAVPYGHGGTLVGGIVNGVWRTGGSPFYVTNNITVSSLAIEPGVHIVFLGPFTFSVPGIIKAIGTESDPIVFTRTNSIAKWGGIVFQNSGPGSELEHCRIEGSGNSGVRINDSQPSFRWCVIANNSSTAGGGGFSINMGSANLEIIGCTITNNVASRADGGGIRAIMGTGTLILSDCFVGGNSASITDGAIAGGGMNVQGNADLVRCVIRGNRADAHEAIPGGASAARGAGMFAAKGTTRLLNSTLLNNVAYSTAAGGMSGNRGFAYGGGFYQSGGNATLANTIVCANTASSTHGSEGGGVYADGAAVTVLNSTVMDNTLLGVACVNAATCSIQNSILYFNNGSRQQVSANCIVSFSDVQGSAPGQGNIDLNPIVNDQYEIVLGSPAVDAGNPDPRHNDICFPPSMGTARNDMGAHGGPGGCSWSGECTDLSIGREPQSVVTCSGQTIALGVVAVGSSPLRYQWYHNTNSPISGATNSTLAISNAQPADAGVYHVVVASPCDSIKSSFASVQVSPVCTSIALYAGLSFSMLTPGRFYSVEYSTNLLDATGWISLDNFTPTGATHFYLDPQPVSKPRRFYRVLECMP; the protein is encoded by the coding sequence ATGAGAACCATACTCGCCAGTCTTCGTATCATCTTTATGCTAACACTTTGGGTCGCAGTGCCGTATGGCCATGGCGGGACACTTGTTGGCGGTATAGTAAACGGAGTTTGGAGAACCGGGGGCTCTCCATTCTACGTGACCAACAACATCACCGTGAGCAGCCTCGCTATCGAACCTGGTGTCCACATTGTTTTTCTTGGTCCGTTTACCTTTTCGGTTCCGGGCATCATCAAAGCGATCGGCACTGAGAGCGATCCCATCGTCTTCACCAGGACCAATTCGATTGCGAAATGGGGGGGAATTGTTTTTCAGAACTCAGGACCCGGGAGCGAACTGGAGCATTGCCGGATCGAGGGTTCGGGCAATAGCGGAGTACGAATCAACGATAGTCAGCCCTCGTTCCGCTGGTGCGTGATAGCCAACAACTCCTCAACGGCCGGTGGAGGCGGGTTCTCAATCAACATGGGCTCCGCCAACCTTGAGATCATCGGTTGCACGATTACCAATAATGTTGCCAGCCGAGCTGACGGCGGTGGGATTCGGGCCATCATGGGAACAGGTACCCTCATTCTCTCAGACTGTTTCGTAGGAGGAAACTCGGCCTCTATCACCGACGGAGCGATAGCCGGAGGAGGCATGAATGTGCAAGGGAATGCAGACTTAGTCCGTTGTGTCATCCGTGGGAACCGTGCAGATGCTCACGAGGCGATCCCTGGCGGGGCCTCAGCCGCCCGTGGCGCCGGAATGTTCGCCGCGAAGGGAACAACAAGGCTGCTGAACTCTACCTTGCTTAACAATGTTGCGTATAGCACCGCTGCGGGTGGAATGTCCGGAAACAGAGGCTTTGCGTACGGAGGTGGATTTTATCAGTCCGGCGGCAATGCGACGCTAGCAAATACCATCGTCTGTGCGAACACCGCCTCGTCGACACACGGTTCTGAGGGCGGAGGTGTTTATGCCGACGGGGCAGCTGTCACTGTCCTGAACTCCACGGTGATGGACAATACATTGCTCGGAGTGGCATGTGTCAATGCCGCGACCTGCTCGATTCAGAATTCGATTCTGTACTTCAATAACGGCAGCCGGCAGCAGGTATCCGCGAACTGCATTGTCAGTTTCAGTGACGTTCAAGGAAGTGCCCCTGGGCAAGGAAACATTGACTTGAACCCAATCGTTAACGACCAGTATGAGATTGTGCTGGGTTCTCCTGCTGTCGATGCTGGGAATCCCGACCCTCGGCACAACGACATTTGCTTCCCGCCTTCGATGGGCACAGCTCGAAACGACATGGGAGCGCATGGCGGTCCGGGCGGGTGCAGTTGGAGTGGCGAATGTACCGACCTCTCAATCGGGCGTGAACCGCAAAGCGTCGTGACCTGCAGTGGACAGACGATCGCCCTTGGCGTTGTCGCTGTCGGTTCGTCTCCTTTGCGTTACCAGTGGTATCATAACACGAACTCGCCTATCAGTGGTGCGACCAATTCGACTCTCGCTATATCAAATGCGCAGCCAGCAGATGCAGGAGTCTACCATGTTGTTGTAGCAAGCCCATGCGATTCGATTAAGAGTTCGTTCGCATCAGTTCAGGTCAGCCCTGTATGTACGTCGATTGCACTCTATGCTGGGCTGAGTTTCAGCATGCTGACTCCAGGGCGCTTCTATAGCGTCGAATACTCCACGAATCTGTTGGATGCAACCGGGTGGATCTCATTGGACAATTTCACCCCTACGGGTGCGACGCACTTTTACCTCGATCCTCAACCAGTGAGTAAGCCGAGACGGTTTTATCGTGTCCTCGAGTGCATGCCATGA